A single window of Rhodamnia argentea isolate NSW1041297 chromosome 5, ASM2092103v1, whole genome shotgun sequence DNA harbors:
- the LOC115729833 gene encoding D-aminoacyl-tRNA deacylase-like, which produces MRAAVQRVASASVEVEGRIVSEIGPGLLVLVGIRHRLQCRLYMSEGLEHDEIVHERKYRERVGPKCNAEELWGSFSQSIYML; this is translated from the exons ATGAGAGCCGCCGTTCAGAGGGTTGCCTCCGCCAGCGTCgag GTCGAAGGCCGTATAGTGTCGGAGATTGGCCCTGGCCTCCTTGTTCTCGTCGGAATCCGACACCGACTCCAATGCCGATTATAT ATGTCGGAAGGTCTTGAACATGATGAGATTGTTCACGAACGAAAGTACAGGGAGAGGGTGGGACCAAAAT GTAATGCAGAAGAATTATGGGGTTCTTTTAG TCAGTCAATTTACATGTTG